A single region of the Streptomyces caelestis genome encodes:
- a CDS encoding aromatic ring-hydroxylating oxygenase subunit alpha, which yields MTSTGLPESLIATLPGSSYTDPEIFAQEQEHIFEAMWFCAVRSADLAKPGAFRTVEVGRESILITRARDNSVRAFFNVCRHRGAKLCTAETGEVKRAFQCPYHAWTYDLTGKLVAAPNLTKMPDISRTAYGLAAVATREWLGYVWVCLAENPPPFDEVVGDVVARLGDTESIEHYDIDNLEVGQRIVYDVKANWKLIVENFMECYHCATIHPELTEVLPEFADGYAAQYYVGHGAEFGSEVKGFTVDGSEGLDRIPGVTEDQDRRYYAITVRPQVFINLVPDHVIFHRMYPVAADRTIVECDWLYLRHVVESGKDVSRSVELFDRVNRQDFDACERCQPAMSSRLYAKGGVLVPSEHHIGEFHAFVQERLGVGRPR from the coding sequence GTGACCTCGACCGGCCTGCCGGAAAGCCTGATCGCCACCCTCCCGGGCTCCTCCTACACCGATCCCGAGATCTTCGCCCAGGAGCAGGAACACATCTTCGAGGCGATGTGGTTCTGCGCCGTGCGTTCCGCCGACCTCGCCAAGCCCGGTGCCTTCCGGACCGTCGAGGTGGGCCGCGAGAGCATCCTGATCACCCGGGCACGGGACAACTCCGTACGTGCCTTCTTCAATGTCTGCCGGCACCGCGGAGCCAAGCTCTGCACGGCGGAGACCGGCGAGGTCAAACGCGCCTTCCAGTGCCCCTATCACGCCTGGACCTACGACCTGACGGGCAAGCTCGTCGCGGCCCCCAATCTCACCAAGATGCCCGACATCAGCCGCACCGCATACGGCCTGGCAGCAGTGGCCACGCGGGAATGGCTCGGCTACGTGTGGGTGTGCCTCGCGGAGAACCCGCCGCCCTTCGACGAGGTCGTGGGGGATGTGGTCGCGCGCCTGGGCGACACGGAGTCGATCGAGCACTACGACATCGACAACCTCGAAGTCGGTCAACGCATCGTCTACGACGTGAAGGCGAACTGGAAACTCATCGTCGAAAACTTCATGGAGTGCTATCACTGCGCGACGATCCACCCCGAACTGACCGAGGTGCTCCCCGAGTTCGCCGACGGATACGCCGCCCAGTACTACGTGGGACACGGCGCGGAGTTCGGCTCCGAGGTCAAGGGCTTCACCGTCGACGGCTCCGAAGGCCTCGACCGCATTCCAGGCGTCACCGAGGACCAGGATCGCCGTTACTACGCGATCACCGTCCGGCCGCAGGTGTTCATCAACCTCGTGCCCGACCATGTGATCTTCCACCGGATGTACCCGGTCGCCGCGGATCGCACCATCGTCGAGTGCGACTGGCTCTACCTCAGGCATGTCGTCGAGAGCGGCAAGGACGTCAGCCGGTCGGTGGAGCTCTTCGACCGAGTCAACCGGCAGGACTTCGACGCGTGCGAGCGCTGTCAGCCCGCGATGAGCTCCCGGCTGTACGCCAAGGGCGGAGTCCTCGTGCCCAGCGAACATCACATCGGTGAGTTCCACGCCTTCGTCCAGGAGCGTCTGGGCGTGGGGAGGCCACGGTAG
- a CDS encoding IclR family transcriptional regulator, which produces MQSVDRAITVLEILARRGEAGVSEVAAEIDVHKSTAFRLLGALEVRGLVEQAGERGKYRLGFGIVRLAGAVTGRIDITQQSRPVCERLAEEIGETVNLAVMQEQYAINLYQVRGPGAVTAFNWVGQLTPLHATSSGKILLAHMPAKERAALLSAVGLKKVTPRTLTAKTKLEKNLAEALERGYSWTLEEFEIGLHAMAAPVRNRDGEVIAALSASGPAYRLTEDRMHELAPVLVKGADEISHRMGYLG; this is translated from the coding sequence GTGCAATCCGTCGACCGCGCCATCACCGTGCTGGAGATCCTGGCCCGGCGCGGCGAGGCCGGTGTCAGTGAGGTGGCCGCTGAGATCGATGTCCACAAGTCCACCGCGTTCCGGCTGCTCGGCGCCCTGGAGGTGCGCGGCCTGGTGGAGCAGGCAGGCGAGCGCGGCAAGTATCGGCTCGGTTTCGGCATCGTCCGCCTCGCCGGCGCGGTCACCGGCCGCATCGACATCACCCAGCAGAGCCGCCCGGTGTGCGAGCGTCTCGCCGAGGAGATCGGCGAGACCGTGAACCTCGCCGTGATGCAGGAGCAGTACGCGATCAACCTGTACCAGGTGCGCGGTCCGGGTGCCGTCACGGCGTTCAACTGGGTCGGCCAGCTGACGCCGCTGCACGCCACCTCCAGCGGCAAGATCCTGCTGGCCCACATGCCGGCGAAGGAGCGTGCGGCGCTGCTGTCGGCGGTCGGCCTGAAGAAGGTGACCCCCCGTACCCTGACAGCGAAGACCAAGCTCGAGAAGAACCTCGCCGAGGCGCTCGAGCGTGGCTACTCCTGGACCCTGGAGGAGTTCGAGATCGGACTGCACGCCATGGCCGCCCCGGTCCGCAACAGGGACGGAGAGGTCATCGCGGCACTCAGCGCCTCCGGACCGGCATACCGGCTCACTGAGGACCGTATGCACGAGCTGGCACCGGTGCTGGTCAAGGGCGCGGACGAGATCAGCCATCGCATGGGCTACCTGGGCTGA
- the betA gene encoding choline dehydrogenase: protein MAPLQYDFVIVGGGSAGSALANRLSADPGNQVLVLEAGRPDYPWDVFIHMPAALTYPIGSRFYDWKYESEPEPHMGGRRVYHARGKVLGGSSSINGMIFQRGNPMDYERWAADPGMKTWDYAHCLPYFRRMENCLAADPDDEFRGHDGPLVLERGPGDNPLFKAFLKATEEAGHAPTDDVNGYRQEGFARFDRNVHRGRRLSASKAYLKPARKRPNLTIKTRSLVTRVLFEGKRAVGVEYRRGRGRPQPVRAREVILCGGAINSPQLLQLSGVGNAEELRALGIDVVHDLPGVGENLQDHLEVYIQYACKQPVSMQPYLAKWRAPFIGLQWLFRTGPAATNHFEAGGFVRGNEDVPYPNLMFHFLPIAVRYDGSVPAGGHGYQVHVGPMYSDAIGSVKIKSKDPAEHPALRFNYLSTEQDRREWVEAVRVARELLNQPAMAPYNAGEVSPGPSVETDEEILAWVAKDGETALHPSCTCKMGTDEMAVVDPASMRVHGVEGLRVVDASVMPYITNGNIYAPVMMIAEKAADLILGREPLPPSSAAYYRHRSLP, encoded by the coding sequence ATGGCTCCCTTGCAGTACGACTTCGTCATCGTCGGTGGTGGATCGGCCGGCAGTGCACTGGCCAACCGGCTCTCCGCGGACCCGGGCAACCAGGTGCTGGTCCTGGAGGCGGGCAGACCCGACTACCCCTGGGATGTCTTCATTCACATGCCCGCGGCCCTGACCTACCCGATCGGCAGCCGGTTCTACGACTGGAAGTACGAGTCCGAACCGGAGCCCCACATGGGCGGCCGGCGCGTCTACCACGCGCGAGGCAAGGTACTGGGCGGTTCCAGCAGCATCAACGGCATGATCTTCCAGCGCGGCAACCCCATGGACTACGAGCGCTGGGCGGCCGACCCGGGCATGAAGACCTGGGACTACGCGCACTGCCTGCCGTACTTCCGGCGGATGGAGAACTGCCTCGCCGCCGACCCGGACGACGAGTTCCGCGGTCACGACGGTCCACTCGTCCTGGAACGCGGCCCGGGGGACAATCCGCTCTTCAAGGCCTTCCTGAAGGCCACCGAGGAGGCGGGCCACGCTCCCACCGACGACGTGAACGGCTATCGGCAGGAAGGTTTCGCCAGATTCGACCGCAACGTCCACCGCGGCCGCCGCCTGTCGGCCTCCAAGGCCTATCTCAAGCCCGCCCGAAAGCGCCCCAACCTCACGATCAAGACACGCAGCCTGGTCACCCGCGTGCTCTTCGAAGGCAAGCGGGCCGTCGGCGTCGAGTACCGGCGTGGCCGCGGCAGACCCCAGCCGGTGCGTGCCCGCGAAGTCATCCTGTGCGGAGGCGCGATCAACTCCCCGCAGCTGCTCCAGCTCTCGGGCGTCGGCAACGCCGAGGAACTGCGCGCGCTCGGCATCGACGTCGTACACGATCTGCCGGGTGTCGGCGAGAACCTCCAGGACCACCTGGAGGTGTACATCCAGTACGCCTGCAAGCAGCCCGTCTCCATGCAGCCCTACCTCGCGAAGTGGCGGGCCCCCTTCATCGGCCTGCAGTGGCTGTTCCGCACGGGCCCCGCCGCGACCAACCACTTCGAAGCGGGCGGCTTCGTCCGCGGCAACGAGGACGTGCCCTACCCCAACCTGATGTTCCACTTCCTGCCCATCGCGGTCCGCTACGACGGCTCCGTGCCCGCCGGTGGACACGGCTATCAGGTGCACGTCGGGCCCATGTACTCCGACGCCATCGGCTCGGTGAAGATCAAGAGCAAGGACCCGGCCGAGCACCCCGCGCTGCGCTTCAACTACCTGTCCACCGAGCAGGACCGCCGCGAGTGGGTCGAGGCCGTCAGGGTCGCCCGTGAGCTGCTCAACCAGCCCGCCATGGCCCCGTACAACGCCGGGGAGGTCTCGCCCGGACCGTCGGTCGAGACCGACGAGGAGATCCTCGCCTGGGTCGCCAAGGACGGCGAGACCGCGCTGCATCCGTCCTGCACCTGCAAGATGGGCACCGACGAGATGGCCGTCGTGGACCCGGCCAGCATGCGGGTGCACGGGGTGGAGGGGCTGCGTGTCGTCGACGCGTCGGTGATGCCGTACATCACCAACGGCAACATCTACGCGCCGGTGATGATGATCGCGGAGAAGGCGGCCGACCTCATCCTCGGAAGGGAGCCGCTGCCGCCGTCCAGCGCCGCGTATTACCGGCACCGCTCCCTGCCGTAA
- a CDS encoding aldehyde dehydrogenase family protein, which translates to MADLYVDGKWRDPVAGGHRDIRCPADGTLSVTVSEGTRPDTEAAIAAARRAFDEGPWPRTSERERGALLLRTADLLERDADAFARAESLDTGKRLVESAYDIADVVSCFRYYGGLGGTDAGRVIDTGRDDAVSRVVYEPIGVCGLITPWNYPLLQASWKVAPALLAGNTIVLKPSELTPSTSILLMKALEEAGLPAGAANLVLGTGPEVGAPLAEDPAVDLVSFTGGLDTGRRIMATAAATVKKVALELGGKNPNVVFADADFETAVDFALTAVFLHSGQVCSAGARLIVEDSLHDRFVDEVVRRARRIRLGGPFDPRAETGPLISAQHLAKVEAYVAAGLAEGAVLRCGGERPDDPALADGHYYPPTVLDECGQGMRVVHEESFGPVLTVERFTGEEDAVRIANDTEYGLAGAVWTQDAGKAQRVARRLRHGTVWINDYHPYVPQAEWGGFGYSGVGRELGPTGLDEYRESKHIWQNIQPRPQHWFRG; encoded by the coding sequence GTGGCAGACCTGTACGTGGACGGAAAATGGCGGGATCCCGTGGCCGGCGGCCACCGGGACATCCGCTGCCCCGCCGACGGCACGCTCTCCGTGACCGTGTCCGAAGGTACCCGTCCGGACACCGAGGCGGCCATCGCCGCGGCCCGCCGGGCCTTCGACGAAGGGCCCTGGCCGCGCACCTCCGAGCGCGAGCGCGGCGCGCTCCTCCTGCGCACCGCCGACCTCCTCGAACGCGACGCCGACGCGTTCGCCCGCGCCGAATCGCTGGACACCGGCAAACGGCTGGTGGAGAGCGCGTACGACATCGCCGATGTCGTCTCCTGCTTCCGCTACTACGGAGGGCTCGGCGGCACGGACGCCGGCCGGGTGATCGACACCGGCCGTGACGACGCCGTCAGCCGCGTCGTGTACGAGCCGATCGGCGTGTGCGGGCTGATCACCCCCTGGAACTACCCGTTGCTCCAGGCGAGTTGGAAGGTCGCACCCGCTCTCCTCGCGGGCAACACGATCGTCCTCAAGCCCAGTGAGCTCACCCCCTCGACGTCCATCCTGCTGATGAAGGCGCTGGAGGAGGCCGGGCTCCCGGCCGGTGCCGCCAACCTCGTCCTGGGGACCGGTCCCGAGGTGGGCGCACCGCTCGCCGAGGACCCCGCCGTCGACCTGGTCTCCTTCACCGGCGGTCTGGACACCGGCAGACGCATCATGGCCACCGCCGCCGCGACCGTGAAGAAGGTCGCGCTGGAACTCGGCGGCAAGAACCCCAACGTCGTCTTCGCCGACGCGGACTTCGAGACGGCCGTGGACTTCGCGCTCACGGCCGTCTTCCTGCATTCGGGCCAGGTCTGCTCGGCCGGTGCCCGGCTGATCGTCGAGGACTCGTTGCACGACCGGTTCGTCGACGAGGTGGTCCGCCGCGCCCGGCGGATCCGGCTCGGCGGCCCCTTCGATCCGCGGGCCGAGACCGGCCCGCTGATCTCCGCGCAGCACCTGGCGAAGGTCGAGGCGTACGTCGCGGCCGGGCTCGCCGAGGGCGCCGTCCTGCGCTGCGGTGGCGAACGCCCCGACGACCCGGCCCTGGCGGACGGCCACTACTACCCGCCCACCGTGCTCGACGAGTGCGGTCAGGGCATGCGGGTGGTGCACGAGGAGTCCTTCGGGCCCGTGCTCACCGTGGAGCGCTTCACCGGCGAGGAGGACGCCGTACGCATCGCCAACGACACCGAGTACGGACTCGCCGGCGCCGTCTGGACGCAGGACGCCGGGAAGGCTCAGCGGGTCGCCCGCCGGCTGCGTCACGGCACGGTGTGGATCAACGACTATCACCCCTATGTGCCGCAGGCGGAATGGGGTGGGTTCGGGTACTCCGGCGTGGGCCGGGAGCTGGGCCCGACCGGCCTGGACGAGTACCGGGAATCCAAACACATCTGGCAGAACATCCAACCCCGGCCGCAGCACTGGTTCCGCGGCTGA
- a CDS encoding quaternary amine ABC transporter ATP-binding protein, with amino-acid sequence MTPATTEVPQRRGTPQDSAPDPVISVRELWKVFGPKAGQVPGSEELRGLTRRELMDRTGCTAAVRDVDFDVAPGEVFVVMGLSGSGKSTLVRCLTRLIEPTAGEILFEGENIRDADAGRLRELRRSKFSMVFQHFGLLPHRRVVENVAFGLEIRGMSRAERTRRALEVVELVGLSGYESSYPDQLSGGMQQRVGLARALAGDPDVLLFDEPFSALDPLIRRDMQNEVVRLHHEVGKTMVFITHDLSEALRLGDRILIMRDGRMVQCGTGDELVGAPADDYVRDFVRDVPRGDVLTLRWIMRPAEPGDPLDGPELGPGVVVKEATRAVLAAEKPVKVVEDGKLLGIVGDEEILAVVAGQEGDA; translated from the coding sequence ATGACCCCAGCAACGACCGAGGTGCCGCAGCGGCGCGGCACTCCCCAGGACTCGGCACCCGACCCGGTCATATCCGTACGCGAGCTGTGGAAGGTGTTCGGGCCGAAGGCGGGCCAGGTGCCGGGCTCCGAGGAACTGCGCGGGCTCACCCGCCGCGAACTGATGGACCGCACCGGATGCACCGCCGCCGTGCGCGACGTGGACTTCGACGTCGCGCCCGGCGAGGTGTTCGTCGTCATGGGTCTGTCCGGCTCCGGCAAGTCCACCCTGGTGCGCTGTCTGACCCGGCTCATCGAACCCACCGCCGGCGAGATCCTCTTCGAGGGCGAGAACATCCGCGACGCGGACGCGGGCCGCCTGCGCGAACTGCGCCGCAGCAAGTTCTCCATGGTGTTCCAGCACTTCGGGCTGCTGCCGCACCGCCGGGTCGTCGAGAACGTGGCGTTCGGGCTGGAGATCCGCGGCATGAGCCGGGCCGAGCGCACGAGACGGGCGCTGGAGGTCGTCGAACTCGTCGGGCTCTCGGGGTACGAGAGCTCCTACCCCGACCAGCTCTCCGGCGGTATGCAGCAACGCGTGGGCCTCGCCCGCGCACTGGCCGGCGACCCGGACGTACTCCTCTTCGACGAGCCGTTCTCCGCGCTCGACCCGCTGATCCGCCGTGACATGCAGAACGAGGTCGTCCGGCTGCATCACGAGGTCGGCAAGACGATGGTGTTCATCACCCACGATCTGTCGGAGGCGCTGCGGCTGGGCGATCGCATCCTCATCATGCGCGACGGCAGGATGGTCCAGTGCGGCACCGGCGACGAACTGGTCGGGGCCCCCGCCGACGACTACGTACGCGACTTCGTCAGGGACGTGCCCCGCGGTGACGTGCTGACCCTGCGGTGGATCATGCGCCCGGCGGAGCCCGGCGACCCCCTGGACGGTCCCGAGCTCGGCCCGGGCGTCGTGGTGAAGGAGGCCACGCGGGCGGTGCTCGCGGCCGAGAAGCCGGTCAAGGTCGTGGAGGACGGCAAGCTGCTCGGCATCGTCGGCGACGAGGAGATCCTCGCGGTGGTCGCCGGGCAGGAAGGCGACGCGTGA
- a CDS encoding ABC transporter permease codes for MTVAIEKPEKTGTVKPPAPARRVRRVNRGVVVAAIVLVWLVLFAVLRGKQTLALAAADLTDLHRWCNDVNDSIGANRNSNPLFLYFFNEIRVVIDSLVTFVQELISQPTAGRPVPQIGWLGVVGVVGYASWALGNWRVALLAVAGFTFLGLQGLWQESMDTLALTLSAVFVALLFAIPLGVWAGLSDRVNRIVTPFLDFMQTMPTFVYLAPLTLFFLIGPASATIATTIYAAPPAIRITAHAIRSVPETTVEAANSLGATRRQALLKVLLPMSKRTVVMGVNQTIMAALAMVTIAALIDAPGLGKTVIQALQSLDVGTAFNAGLAIVVLAIVLDRVTTAASGRAETARGSDSPFLKWRRQLLAAGAVVAAVLVYLSHMYVWAAEFPGEGGIGSGIARTAADVTTWAQDNLSGLTNAFRDALTNGLLNPFQTLLTDSPWWLVGAALVAVGTVLGGWRAGATTAVCVGLLVGTGVWSDAMTTLASTAVATVLVMLLGVVLGVWMGRSALVDRLLRPSLDAAQVMPPFVYLVPFLALFGATRFTAIVAAVVYAAPVAIKIIADGVRAVPETTVEAATSTGCNTWQIITKVQLPMSRGALTLATNQGLIYVLSMVVVGGLVGAGALGYDVVAGFSQGQLYGKGLAAGLAIVLLGVMFDRITQAAARRAGA; via the coding sequence ATGACCGTCGCGATCGAGAAGCCGGAGAAGACCGGGACCGTGAAGCCGCCCGCTCCCGCCCGGCGCGTGCGCAGGGTCAACCGCGGCGTGGTGGTGGCCGCGATCGTGCTCGTCTGGCTGGTGCTCTTCGCCGTGCTGCGAGGCAAGCAGACCCTGGCCCTCGCGGCGGCCGACCTGACCGATCTGCACCGGTGGTGCAACGACGTCAACGACTCGATCGGAGCGAACCGCAACTCCAACCCGCTCTTCCTCTACTTCTTCAACGAGATCCGCGTGGTCATCGACTCCCTGGTGACCTTCGTCCAGGAGCTGATCTCGCAGCCGACCGCGGGCCGCCCGGTTCCGCAGATCGGCTGGCTCGGTGTCGTCGGCGTCGTCGGCTACGCCTCCTGGGCCCTGGGCAACTGGCGGGTCGCACTGCTGGCCGTGGCCGGCTTCACCTTCCTCGGCCTGCAAGGGCTCTGGCAGGAGAGCATGGACACCCTGGCGCTGACCCTCTCCGCGGTCTTCGTGGCGCTGCTGTTCGCCATCCCGCTGGGCGTGTGGGCCGGGCTGTCGGACCGGGTCAACCGGATCGTGACGCCGTTCCTGGACTTCATGCAGACGATGCCGACCTTCGTCTACCTGGCGCCGCTGACCCTGTTCTTCCTGATCGGTCCCGCCTCCGCCACGATCGCCACCACGATCTACGCGGCACCACCGGCGATCCGCATCACCGCGCACGCCATCCGCTCCGTACCGGAGACCACGGTCGAGGCGGCGAACTCGCTGGGCGCGACGCGGCGGCAGGCCCTGCTCAAGGTCCTGCTGCCGATGTCCAAGCGGACCGTGGTGATGGGCGTCAACCAGACCATCATGGCCGCCCTGGCCATGGTGACCATCGCGGCCCTGATCGACGCGCCAGGCCTCGGCAAGACCGTCATACAGGCCCTGCAGTCGCTCGACGTCGGCACGGCCTTCAACGCCGGTCTGGCCATCGTCGTCCTGGCCATCGTGCTGGACCGGGTCACCACCGCGGCGAGCGGACGGGCGGAGACGGCCCGGGGCTCGGACAGCCCGTTCCTCAAGTGGCGGCGGCAGCTGCTCGCGGCAGGCGCGGTGGTGGCGGCGGTGCTGGTGTATCTGTCGCACATGTACGTGTGGGCGGCCGAGTTCCCCGGCGAGGGCGGCATCGGCAGCGGCATCGCCAGGACGGCGGCCGATGTGACCACCTGGGCACAGGACAATCTGTCGGGCCTGACCAACGCCTTCCGCGACGCCCTCACCAACGGCCTGCTCAATCCGTTCCAGACCCTGCTGACCGACTCCCCGTGGTGGCTCGTCGGCGCCGCCCTCGTCGCGGTCGGCACGGTGCTCGGCGGCTGGCGCGCCGGGGCCACCACCGCCGTGTGCGTGGGCCTGCTGGTCGGTACCGGTGTCTGGTCGGACGCCATGACGACGCTGGCGTCCACCGCGGTGGCGACGGTGCTGGTGATGCTGCTCGGCGTCGTCCTCGGTGTGTGGATGGGCCGCAGCGCGCTCGTGGACCGGCTGCTGAGGCCCTCCCTGGACGCGGCCCAGGTCATGCCGCCGTTCGTCTACCTCGTGCCGTTCCTCGCGCTGTTCGGCGCGACACGGTTCACGGCCATCGTCGCCGCCGTCGTCTACGCGGCGCCGGTCGCCATCAAGATCATCGCCGACGGGGTGCGGGCCGTGCCCGAGACCACCGTCGAGGCGGCGACGTCCACCGGGTGCAACACCTGGCAGATCATCACCAAGGTCCAACTGCCCATGTCGCGGGGCGCCCTGACCCTCGCGACCAACCAGGGCCTGATCTACGTGCTGTCCATGGTCGTCGTGGGCGGCCTGGTGGGCGCGGGTGCCCTCGGCTACGACGTCGTGGCCGGGTTCTCGCAGGGACAGCTGTACGGCAAGGGACTCGCGGCCGGGCTGGCCATCGTCCTGCTCGGAGTCATGTTCGACCGGATCACTCAGGCAGCGGCTCGCCGCGCCGGCGCATAA
- a CDS encoding ABC transporter substrate-binding protein produces MARHFRAGAAGLAVLGLTLTACGGAKVGDDTAAGSGSSGKCGTFNLAINPWVGYEANAAVLAYVAEHDLGCKVEQKDLKEEIAWQGFGTGEVDAVVENWGHDDLKKKYITQQKTAVDAGPTGNEGLIGWYVPPWLAKAHPDILDWKNLNKYASKFKTSESGGKGQLLDGDPSYVTNDEALVKNLKLDFKVVYAGSETALIQAYRNAEKNKEWVIGYFYEPQWFLSEVPLKKVSLPEYKEGCDADAEKVACDYPVYKLDKIVSAKFAKSGSPAYDLVKNFTWTNDDQNTVAKYIAVDKMAPEAAAKKWVEANRDKVDAWIK; encoded by the coding sequence ATGGCACGACACTTCAGAGCCGGCGCGGCCGGCCTGGCCGTCCTCGGCCTCACCCTCACGGCCTGCGGCGGCGCGAAGGTCGGCGACGACACCGCCGCCGGCTCGGGCAGCTCGGGCAAGTGCGGCACCTTCAACCTCGCGATCAACCCCTGGGTGGGCTACGAGGCGAACGCGGCGGTCCTCGCCTACGTCGCCGAGCACGACCTCGGCTGCAAGGTCGAGCAGAAGGACCTGAAGGAGGAGATCGCCTGGCAGGGCTTCGGGACGGGCGAGGTCGACGCCGTCGTCGAGAACTGGGGTCACGACGACCTGAAGAAGAAGTACATCACCCAGCAGAAGACCGCCGTCGACGCGGGCCCGACCGGCAACGAGGGCCTCATCGGCTGGTACGTGCCGCCGTGGCTGGCCAAGGCGCACCCGGACATCCTGGACTGGAAGAACCTGAACAAGTACGCGTCGAAGTTCAAGACCTCGGAGTCGGGCGGAAAGGGGCAGCTCCTCGACGGCGACCCCTCGTACGTCACCAACGACGAGGCGCTGGTGAAGAACCTCAAGCTGGACTTCAAGGTGGTGTACGCGGGCAGCGAGACCGCGCTCATCCAGGCGTACCGCAACGCCGAGAAGAACAAGGAATGGGTGATCGGCTACTTCTACGAGCCGCAGTGGTTCCTGTCCGAGGTGCCGTTGAAGAAGGTCAGCCTGCCCGAGTACAAGGAAGGCTGCGACGCCGACGCCGAGAAGGTCGCCTGCGACTACCCGGTGTACAAACTCGACAAGATCGTCAGCGCCAAGTTCGCCAAGTCGGGCAGCCCGGCCTATGACCTGGTGAAGAACTTCACCTGGACGAACGACGACCAGAACACCGTCGCCAAGTACATCGCGGTGGACAAGATGGCGCCCGAGGCGGCGGCGAAGAAGTGGGTCGAGGCCAACCGCGACAAGGTCGACGCCTGGATCAAGTAG